A genomic region of Longimicrobiales bacterium contains the following coding sequences:
- a CDS encoding cysteine desulfurase family protein — translation MNPAYLDHAATTPVRKEVRAVMEPYALGAFGNASSTHRWGQVARAALENARAEIAESLGAQPSEIRFIRGGTESDNLALIGSYRAQRESSDGRAPSVVVTAVEHSAVLETAAYLETSEGASLTTLPVSPDGTVDLSALEPAIADGPATVSMMWVNNETGIILPVGEATQRAHRLGALMHTDACQALGKVRVHVGDVPVDLLTATAHKINGPKGMGLLFVREGTSLHPLIHGGSQERALRPGTEDIAGAVGLATAVRLAVEEQAEKALRLVGIRDNLEEGLQVTIPGLRVNCAEAERACHVSSLGIPNVSDASGLLMALDLEGIAVSGGSACHSGSGKGSHVIGALYGEDDPMATVRVSFGLGTSEADIEHALEVLPRVVNRMTAGE, via the coding sequence ATGAATCCGGCCTATCTCGACCACGCCGCCACCACACCGGTCCGAAAAGAGGTACGCGCAGTGATGGAGCCCTACGCTCTCGGAGCGTTCGGCAATGCGTCTAGTACGCACCGCTGGGGCCAGGTCGCGCGGGCGGCCCTGGAGAATGCCCGAGCCGAGATAGCCGAGTCCCTAGGAGCTCAGCCTTCCGAGATTCGCTTCATTCGTGGAGGTACGGAGTCCGATAACCTCGCGCTCATCGGTTCGTACCGGGCGCAGCGTGAGTCATCCGACGGACGGGCACCTTCCGTGGTGGTCACGGCCGTCGAGCATAGCGCCGTGCTCGAAACTGCTGCCTATCTGGAGACGTCGGAGGGAGCGAGTCTGACGACCCTTCCCGTGTCACCAGACGGAACCGTCGATCTCTCAGCTCTGGAGCCCGCAATTGCCGACGGCCCTGCGACGGTGTCGATGATGTGGGTCAACAACGAAACAGGGATCATTCTTCCGGTCGGCGAGGCCACGCAAAGAGCACACCGTCTAGGGGCGCTGATGCACACCGATGCCTGCCAAGCCCTTGGAAAAGTGCGTGTCCACGTAGGGGATGTCCCTGTCGACCTCCTCACCGCCACTGCGCACAAGATCAACGGTCCAAAGGGCATGGGACTCCTCTTCGTTCGTGAAGGAACCTCCCTACACCCACTGATCCACGGAGGTAGTCAAGAGCGAGCGCTACGGCCCGGAACGGAAGACATCGCCGGAGCCGTGGGACTGGCGACAGCAGTTCGGCTCGCAGTAGAGGAGCAAGCCGAAAAGGCATTGCGACTTGTGGGCATCCGTGACAATCTCGAAGAAGGGCTTCAAGTCACGATCCCCGGGCTCAGGGTCAATTGTGCCGAAGCAGAACGGGCCTGTCATGTCAGTAGCCTTGGGATCCCCAACGTGTCGGATGCCTCGGGCCTCCTGATGGCGCTCGATCTCGAAGGAATCGCTGTATCCGGGGGCTCGGCCTGTCACAGCGGATCAGGTAAAGGCAGCCATGTGATCGGTGCGCTCTATGGTGAAGACGATCCCATGGCCACCGTCCGCGTCTCGTTCGGCCTCGGTACGAGCGAAGCAGACATCGAACACGCCCTCGAGGTGCTCCCGCGAGTCGTGAACCGCATGACGGCCGGGGAGTAG
- the mnmA gene encoding tRNA 2-thiouridine(34) synthase MnmA, with protein MSRVLVAMSGGVDSSLAAALLVEQGHEVVGVTMKTFCYSGTKSHGKTCCGLDGIMDAKRVADALNIPHYVFDVEENFTRDVIDDFVSEYARGRTPNPCVRCNSHTKFRDLLERGRALDCDQIATGHYVRVEEEAGRTWLARGRDESKDQSYFLWGLPPSMIPQLLFPVGELTKTEVRERARKLALATADKPESQEICFVPSGDYRDLLQKRLGSVHPALEPGALVRTDGTVVGEHQGYAGFTVGQRKGLGGGFPEAMFVLEIRPDQREVVIGLHDELFSDTVTVAELNWLQGAPKQGVSVRVQLRYRTPAVPATISASGEKLELALDDPFAAVTPGQSAVVFDGDRVLGGGRILKAELASHA; from the coding sequence ATGAGTCGTGTGCTAGTGGCGATGTCGGGCGGCGTAGACTCATCTCTAGCCGCGGCGCTTCTAGTCGAGCAGGGGCACGAGGTCGTGGGAGTCACGATGAAGACCTTCTGCTACTCCGGTACCAAGAGCCACGGAAAGACGTGCTGCGGCCTCGATGGAATCATGGACGCGAAACGAGTGGCCGATGCCCTGAATATTCCGCACTACGTTTTCGATGTGGAGGAAAATTTCACTCGAGACGTCATCGATGACTTTGTTTCAGAGTACGCACGCGGCCGCACGCCGAATCCATGCGTGCGGTGCAACAGCCACACCAAGTTCCGAGACCTCCTCGAGCGCGGACGTGCCCTGGACTGCGACCAGATCGCGACCGGTCACTATGTGCGGGTAGAAGAGGAGGCCGGGCGGACGTGGCTCGCGAGAGGCCGGGACGAGTCCAAGGACCAGTCATATTTCCTGTGGGGCCTTCCCCCCTCGATGATTCCCCAGCTTCTCTTTCCCGTCGGTGAGTTGACCAAGACAGAGGTGCGGGAGCGCGCAAGGAAGCTCGCGCTCGCTACGGCCGACAAGCCGGAATCGCAGGAGATCTGCTTTGTGCCGAGCGGCGACTATCGGGATCTTCTTCAGAAGCGGCTAGGTTCGGTTCACCCAGCGCTCGAACCCGGCGCCCTGGTTCGTACAGACGGTACTGTAGTCGGAGAGCACCAGGGCTATGCGGGCTTCACGGTCGGGCAGAGGAAAGGCCTGGGCGGAGGATTTCCCGAGGCGATGTTCGTTCTCGAGATCCGGCCGGACCAGCGCGAGGTTGTGATTGGTCTCCATGACGAACTCTTCAGCGATACAGTGACTGTCGCCGAGCTCAACTGGCTGCAGGGCGCGCCGAAGCAGGGAGTCTCTGTTCGCGTGCAGCTTCGATATCGCACCCCGGCAGTCCCTGCGACGATCTCCGCCTCTGGCGAAAAATTGGAGCTAGCCCTGGACGATCCTTTTGCGGCAGTGACACCAGGCCAGTCCGCAGTCGTATTCGATGGTGACCGCGTACTCGGCGGGGGCCGGATACTCAAGGCAGAACTGGCGTCTCACGCCTGA
- the dnaJ gene encoding molecular chaperone DnaJ: MAAAGKDFYETLGVKDKASPDDVKKAYRKLAKENHPDANLRNPRAAERFKEIGEAYSVLSDSKKRKQYDQMRRLGSLGFGGGRGAPQPSRGGPGADPNFSFDDFEGGFGNLSDMFSSLFDLGKEKPQGGPSADPRKTSPRQKGQNVEYVVEIPFLTAAKGGKISVDVSITEDCATCGGDGAKSGTDVKRCEECKGTGHVSFGQGGFAVKRPCPACFGRGKLPETHCPSCTGRGAVRQHRKITINVRPGVETGSKVRLSGQGERGRHGGPPGDLVISYKVKGHSFFKRDGLDIHARVPINIVQATLGSKVRVKTIGGKKVVLNIPKGTQSGTKFRIRGQGIAKGDRNGDQYVEVVVSVPEELSEEERQVMKTFGEASGLRH, from the coding sequence ATGGCAGCAGCGGGGAAGGACTTCTACGAGACTTTGGGCGTCAAGGACAAGGCGAGCCCCGACGATGTCAAGAAGGCCTATCGGAAGCTGGCTAAGGAAAACCACCCGGATGCCAACCTGAGGAATCCGCGCGCAGCGGAGCGGTTCAAGGAAATCGGTGAAGCTTACTCCGTTCTCAGCGATTCCAAGAAGCGGAAGCAGTACGATCAGATGCGACGACTGGGGTCCCTTGGCTTCGGTGGTGGACGAGGCGCACCTCAGCCCTCTCGAGGCGGCCCCGGGGCTGACCCCAATTTCTCGTTCGATGACTTTGAGGGCGGCTTCGGAAACCTCTCCGACATGTTCAGCTCGCTGTTCGACCTCGGAAAGGAGAAGCCCCAGGGCGGTCCGTCGGCCGATCCGAGAAAGACGTCGCCGCGTCAGAAAGGTCAGAACGTCGAATATGTGGTCGAAATCCCCTTCCTGACCGCTGCGAAAGGTGGGAAGATTTCCGTCGACGTGTCGATTACGGAAGACTGTGCTACGTGCGGCGGAGACGGTGCAAAGTCGGGCACGGACGTGAAGCGATGCGAAGAGTGCAAAGGGACAGGCCACGTCTCTTTCGGTCAGGGTGGCTTCGCCGTGAAGCGCCCCTGTCCGGCCTGTTTTGGTCGAGGCAAACTTCCTGAGACGCACTGTCCTTCGTGCACGGGGCGTGGGGCTGTTCGCCAACACCGAAAAATCACGATCAATGTTCGACCGGGCGTCGAGACAGGCTCGAAGGTCCGGCTATCAGGTCAGGGCGAGCGGGGCAGACACGGAGGTCCCCCCGGTGACCTGGTGATCAGCTATAAGGTCAAAGGGCACAGTTTCTTCAAGCGCGACGGGCTCGACATCCACGCTCGGGTTCCCATCAACATCGTGCAAGCCACCCTGGGCTCGAAGGTCCGAGTCAAGACGATCGGTGGGAAGAAGGTGGTCCTCAACATTCCGAAAGGAACTCAGTCGGGGACGAAGTTCCGGATCCGAGGGCAGGGCATCGCCAAGGGCGACCGCAACGGTGACCAGTACGTCGAGGTCGTCGTATCGGTTCCGGAGGAGCTTTCGGAGGAAGAGCGCCAAGTCATGAAGACCTTTGGAGAGGCGTCCGGCCTAAGGCACTAG
- a CDS encoding nucleotide exchange factor GrpE, translated as MSEPVTNHEETELGDESLEAPLVDAPPADADGSSAQSADASLGGPGTSASPSGAGSALSSEDVAVQEEFAKLNDRHLRLVAEFNNFKRRSEQERLSAWSRAQADLVENFLDVLDDLHRVADLDLSNATVEAIMEGIDLVERKFVRTISDAGIEMLDPSGQKFDPEVMEAMIRVPAESDDQVDNVSQVFQKGYSLKGILVRPARVSVYTQS; from the coding sequence ATGAGCGAACCCGTGACGAATCACGAAGAGACAGAACTCGGCGACGAGTCCCTGGAAGCACCCCTAGTAGATGCACCGCCTGCCGATGCAGATGGGTCTTCTGCACAGAGTGCGGATGCGTCCCTGGGCGGCCCGGGCACCAGTGCGTCGCCTAGTGGCGCCGGCTCCGCTCTCTCTTCGGAGGATGTCGCGGTTCAAGAAGAGTTCGCCAAGCTGAACGACCGGCATCTACGTCTCGTCGCAGAATTCAACAACTTCAAGCGGCGCAGTGAACAGGAACGCCTTTCAGCTTGGTCCAGGGCTCAGGCCGACCTTGTGGAAAATTTCCTCGATGTCCTGGATGACCTGCATCGAGTCGCCGACCTCGACCTGAGCAACGCGACGGTTGAGGCCATCATGGAAGGCATCGACCTGGTCGAACGAAAGTTCGTCCGGACGATCAGCGACGCCGGCATCGAGATGCTCGATCCCTCTGGGCAGAAGTTCGACCCCGAGGTGATGGAGGCCATGATTCGGGTCCCTGCAGAGTCCGACGACCAGGTGGACAACGTTTCCCAGGTATTCCAGAAGGGATATTCCCTGAAAGGCATCCTCGTCCGGCCGGCCCGGGTGAGCGTGTACACGCAGAGCTAG
- a CDS encoding CinA family nicotinamide mononucleotide deamidase-related protein: protein MSDSPVRAAVVSVGNELLSGQTVDTNAAWLSSALATRGISVVRRYTVGDIESDIDEALGAACALAELVVVSGGLGPTPDDRTKAAVAARLGLTLVPDDEVRRAVEARYAAGGYATVPKASTGQWMVPAGGRPLSNPLGTAPGLFLENDETVIVLLPGVPNEFKAIVEGDLFAALSEKGLVRGGIHHRIVYTTGIAESALCESLESMRSALAVDPLAGMELAYLPDLLGVDLRFTILGGTAEGAQLRFDRTLAALSEVVGPWRFESESGDLAEAVHRLLLRERRTLAVAESCTGGLVGKRLTDTPGSSETFRGGLICYTNASKVALADIDAEELARAGAVSDLVAAGLAEGAVTALGADVGIGITGVAGPGGGSPDKPVGTVWFGTSVNGNTETVVRNFSGDRGAVRARAAQTALALVYRRLLANEESDWSAS, encoded by the coding sequence GTGAGTGATTCCCCGGTCCGGGCGGCGGTCGTATCGGTCGGAAACGAGCTGCTCTCTGGCCAGACCGTCGACACCAATGCCGCTTGGCTGTCGAGCGCTCTGGCCACGCGGGGAATCTCAGTGGTCCGCCGGTACACTGTTGGCGACATCGAATCGGACATCGATGAGGCACTGGGTGCCGCGTGCGCGCTAGCCGAACTGGTCGTCGTGTCGGGCGGGCTAGGTCCAACTCCCGACGATCGGACCAAGGCTGCAGTTGCTGCGCGGCTGGGGCTCACCCTTGTTCCGGACGACGAGGTAAGGAGGGCTGTGGAGGCCCGCTACGCGGCGGGAGGATACGCGACGGTTCCCAAGGCCAGCACCGGGCAGTGGATGGTTCCGGCTGGAGGCCGCCCGCTCTCGAATCCCCTGGGCACCGCGCCGGGATTGTTCCTAGAGAATGACGAGACTGTCATCGTGCTCCTTCCCGGAGTTCCGAACGAATTCAAGGCCATCGTTGAAGGTGACCTGTTTGCTGCGCTGTCCGAAAAAGGACTCGTCCGCGGTGGGATTCATCACCGAATCGTCTACACGACCGGCATCGCGGAGTCCGCCCTGTGTGAATCGCTTGAATCGATGCGGTCTGCTCTCGCGGTCGATCCACTCGCTGGCATGGAGCTGGCCTATCTCCCGGACCTTCTCGGGGTGGACCTTCGGTTCACGATATTGGGAGGGACGGCAGAGGGTGCGCAGCTCCGCTTCGACAGAACACTGGCGGCGCTCAGTGAGGTGGTAGGCCCGTGGCGCTTCGAATCGGAGTCAGGGGACCTGGCTGAGGCGGTTCATCGGCTGCTGCTGAGGGAGCGCCGCACCCTCGCGGTGGCCGAGAGTTGCACGGGTGGGCTTGTTGGGAAACGCCTCACTGACACGCCCGGGTCCTCAGAGACGTTCCGTGGAGGGCTCATCTGCTACACGAACGCGTCGAAGGTCGCGCTCGCTGACATCGATGCTGAGGAGTTGGCGCGCGCCGGTGCGGTCTCAGATCTGGTTGCAGCGGGCCTGGCTGAGGGCGCGGTCACGGCTCTGGGGGCCGATGTGGGAATCGGGATCACGGGAGTGGCCGGTCCAGGAGGAGGCTCTCCCGACAAGCCCGTAGGTACGGTCTGGTTCGGTACGAGCGTGAACGGGAACACGGAAACTGTAGTGCGCAACTTCAGTGGGGACCGGGGGGCGGTCCGAGCCCGGGCGGCTCAGACTGCGCTCGCACTGGTGTACCGCCGGTTGCTCGCGAATGAAGAGTCCGATTGGTCTGCCTCGTAG
- the pgsA gene encoding CDP-diacylglycerol--glycerol-3-phosphate 3-phosphatidyltransferase, with product MTPSRMNVPNVITLARIASCPLLAWLVMSENLQLRFFGFGLFVVAALSDVYDGYLARRYDMITDMGKLLDPFADKLLLAVTLVPIYLISHRVGPLDEAPVWGQLPMWILLVIFGREIFITIFRGYAAKQGVVIAAGVAGKRKALFQMLFIGGALLWYPLAQVASDRAWVGAAWRFGSEGLEWFVAITLGVAIVLTVYSLLDYLWSYRTLVGIRD from the coding sequence ATGACCCCTAGTCGGATGAACGTCCCGAACGTTATCACCTTGGCTCGCATCGCTTCGTGCCCGCTCCTCGCTTGGCTTGTGATGTCGGAGAACCTGCAGTTGAGGTTCTTCGGTTTTGGTTTGTTTGTGGTTGCTGCGTTGTCCGATGTATACGACGGCTATCTGGCTCGGCGGTACGACATGATCACGGATATGGGGAAGCTGCTCGATCCGTTCGCTGACAAGTTGCTGCTCGCGGTAACGCTGGTCCCGATCTATCTGATTTCCCACCGCGTGGGGCCGCTGGACGAAGCGCCGGTCTGGGGGCAGCTCCCGATGTGGATCCTGTTGGTTATTTTCGGGCGCGAGATTTTCATCACGATCTTCCGCGGGTACGCGGCCAAGCAGGGCGTCGTGATCGCCGCCGGAGTGGCGGGGAAGCGAAAGGCCCTCTTTCAGATGCTGTTCATTGGGGGCGCCCTCCTCTGGTATCCTTTGGCCCAGGTGGCTTCTGACCGGGCGTGGGTTGGTGCTGCCTGGCGGTTCGGGTCTGAGGGACTCGAGTGGTTTGTAGCCATCACCCTCGGAGTTGCGATCGTTCTGACCGTGTACTCCCTTCTCGACTACCTCTGGTCTTACCGGACGCTGGTCGGAATCCGGGACTAA
- the recR gene encoding recombination mediator RecR has product MSAIERLSDEFARLPGIGSRTALRLVHHLMKGSKDDTRRLAQSLVDLAEKVRRCDACGNFSEQELCEICTNPRRDRTVLCIVEEAYEVGAIERTGQFRGLFHVLGGRLSPLDGIGPDELNLSSLLARIDGSGGEVQEVIIATNASVEGEATSVYLEHEIRPLGPRVTRLARGIPVGSDLEYVDGTTIAQALAGRREM; this is encoded by the coding sequence ATGTCGGCCATCGAGCGACTCAGCGACGAGTTCGCACGTCTCCCGGGCATCGGTTCGAGGACCGCGCTCAGACTCGTGCATCACCTCATGAAGGGGTCAAAGGACGATACCCGCCGCCTGGCCCAATCCCTGGTCGACTTGGCCGAAAAGGTTCGAAGGTGTGACGCCTGCGGCAATTTTTCCGAACAAGAACTCTGCGAAATCTGCACCAACCCGAGGCGAGATCGGACGGTGCTCTGCATTGTGGAAGAGGCCTACGAGGTCGGTGCGATCGAGCGCACCGGCCAGTTCAGGGGGCTTTTTCACGTGTTGGGAGGGCGGCTTTCACCCCTCGACGGCATCGGGCCGGACGAACTCAACCTGTCGTCTCTGCTTGCCCGAATCGATGGTTCTGGCGGCGAGGTCCAGGAAGTGATCATCGCAACGAACGCCAGCGTTGAGGGGGAGGCGACATCGGTGTACCTCGAGCACGAGATTCGGCCGCTCGGTCCTCGCGTCACCAGGCTCGCTCGTGGCATTCCGGTCGGCAGTGATCTCGAATACGTTGATGGTACGACGATCGCGCAGGCGCTGGCCGGACGACGGGAAATGTGA
- a CDS encoding YbaB/EbfC family nucleoid-associated protein, whose protein sequence is MTDISQLMQLGQQLQAKMTELQESLETRSISASSGGGMVAVTVDGKGQVRQVKIDPTCVDPRDVEMLEDLVMAALSEAQAKAQGEYEQEVRKATGGLPMNIPGLPKLF, encoded by the coding sequence ATGACCGACATCTCCCAGCTCATGCAGCTCGGCCAGCAACTGCAGGCGAAGATGACCGAGCTTCAGGAATCGCTGGAGACAAGGTCCATCTCAGCCTCCTCGGGGGGAGGCATGGTGGCCGTGACGGTCGACGGAAAGGGTCAGGTACGGCAAGTAAAGATTGACCCGACGTGCGTAGACCCGAGGGACGTAGAGATGCTCGAGGATCTCGTGATGGCTGCTTTAAGCGAGGCTCAGGCCAAGGCACAGGGTGAGTACGAGCAGGAGGTGCGGAAGGCGACTGGGGGCCTTCCTATGAACATTCCAGGACTCCCGAAGCTCTTCTGA
- the dnaX gene encoding DNA polymerase III subunit gamma/tau, producing MARKHRPRSFADVATQEHVSETLRRAVAGDRVGHAYLFCGPRGVGKTTLARVLAMALNCPDRTAEGEPCGICESCSRIWGGHTALDVVEIDAASNRGVDDARDLRERAMYAPSADGRSKVYIVDEAHMLTREAWNALLKILEEPPPRVIFVFATTEPQKIQQAAAPILSRCQRFDFRRIGVGDIIARLERVLAAEGVAAPEDALRIIARKADGGMRDALSLLDQVLSLTGGEVEIDAVRRVLGLVEDERYIELLDILRESRHEQVFGLVQALVDEGYDLVEFYHGLLDVLRTLLRLRLSPDAEVDMQEDIRSQLLERAAFFAPGDLVRMLSAASDLESQGSLRRSPNPRLPIEMLLLRMSFLDRTVSLEALIQALGGAPPSEGGTGSGVGSGAPTGEGRSGPEAGSTSQSGLSVASTLKNEVAAKGGAAPAKCATGESSSPPDSIEPSEDILEAWKRWLGSGRGLPTGLVGFLHSAEVSRGPDGEIVVRPIPGPAYERLSTTPVLETIREGLTPFAGRRPVIQVKAPVKELDSSVRISEEDAKADTLSALVRQEPRLERAVEELDLELMD from the coding sequence TTGGCGAGGAAGCACCGACCCCGATCTTTCGCTGATGTGGCGACGCAGGAGCATGTGTCGGAGACGCTGCGTCGGGCAGTGGCTGGCGACCGGGTTGGGCACGCGTACCTGTTCTGCGGGCCGCGGGGCGTTGGCAAGACGACACTGGCTCGTGTGCTCGCCATGGCGCTCAATTGCCCGGACCGCACCGCAGAGGGCGAACCATGCGGGATCTGCGAGAGTTGTAGCCGCATCTGGGGTGGTCACACCGCCCTCGACGTCGTGGAAATCGACGCGGCTTCCAACCGGGGAGTAGACGATGCTCGGGACCTACGGGAGCGTGCGATGTACGCTCCCTCTGCGGATGGACGCTCGAAGGTTTACATCGTTGACGAGGCCCACATGCTTACGCGCGAGGCATGGAATGCCCTTCTCAAGATCCTGGAGGAGCCACCGCCGCGAGTGATCTTCGTCTTCGCGACGACTGAGCCCCAGAAAATTCAGCAGGCCGCGGCTCCGATTTTGTCGCGGTGCCAGCGATTCGATTTCCGCCGCATCGGTGTGGGTGACATCATCGCCCGATTAGAGCGGGTTTTGGCTGCAGAGGGTGTTGCAGCACCGGAGGACGCGCTACGGATCATCGCGCGGAAAGCGGACGGCGGGATGCGAGATGCACTGTCTCTCCTAGATCAGGTGCTGTCGCTAACCGGCGGCGAGGTCGAGATCGATGCGGTTCGACGGGTTCTGGGCCTTGTTGAGGACGAACGATATATCGAGCTGCTTGATATCCTCCGGGAAAGTCGGCACGAGCAGGTTTTCGGCTTGGTACAGGCCCTTGTGGATGAGGGCTACGACCTGGTCGAGTTTTATCACGGGCTCCTGGATGTACTCCGAACCCTGCTTCGACTGCGTCTTTCCCCGGACGCGGAGGTGGACATGCAGGAGGACATCCGCTCGCAATTGCTCGAGCGTGCCGCCTTCTTCGCCCCGGGAGACTTGGTGCGAATGCTGTCCGCCGCATCTGACTTGGAGAGTCAGGGAAGTCTGCGCCGAAGTCCGAACCCGCGACTTCCCATCGAGATGCTGCTACTGCGAATGAGTTTTCTGGATCGCACTGTATCGCTCGAGGCGCTGATTCAAGCGCTGGGCGGGGCTCCTCCGTCGGAAGGCGGAACGGGAAGTGGTGTGGGCAGTGGCGCTCCGACAGGGGAGGGGCGTTCAGGGCCGGAAGCAGGCTCAACGAGCCAAAGTGGTCTCAGCGTGGCTTCTACTCTGAAGAATGAGGTTGCAGCCAAAGGCGGCGCTGCCCCCGCCAAATGTGCTACTGGAGAGTCCTCGTCTCCCCCTGATTCAATCGAGCCCTCTGAGGATATTCTCGAGGCCTGGAAACGCTGGCTTGGGTCGGGGCGTGGGCTTCCAACGGGACTCGTCGGATTTTTGCACTCCGCGGAGGTCTCCCGAGGGCCGGACGGGGAAATCGTGGTTCGGCCGATCCCGGGTCCCGCGTATGAGAGGCTCTCCACGACCCCGGTGCTTGAAACGATTCGCGAAGGACTCACGCCCTTCGCCGGTCGGCGACCGGTCATCCAGGTCAAGGCACCTGTGAAGGAGCTCGATAGCTCAGTCCGAATTTCGGAAGAGGACGCGAAGGCCGATACGCTCAGTGCGCTCGTTCGCCAGGAACCACGCCTCGAACGGGCGGTAGAAGAACTTGATCTCGAGCTGATGGACTGA
- a CDS encoding YraN family protein — MNAGYRLGRREIDTIASRTSVLAFVEVKTQSRGGMGSPEDAVTWKNRREVDVVARDYLMRHVREGVGVRFDVVAIVPDERRRILRCDHIEDAWRPQS, encoded by the coding sequence GTGAACGCCGGGTATCGACTGGGCCGTCGAGAGATTGACACTATTGCGAGCCGGACTTCGGTTCTCGCCTTCGTGGAGGTGAAAACGCAGTCCAGGGGAGGGATGGGAAGCCCCGAAGATGCCGTCACGTGGAAAAACCGCCGGGAAGTCGATGTGGTGGCCCGAGACTACCTCATGCGCCATGTCCGTGAAGGCGTCGGTGTTCGGTTCGACGTGGTCGCGATTGTCCCAGATGAGCGCCGACGCATCCTCCGGTGTGATCACATCGAGGACGCGTGGCGGCCTCAATCCTAA